GGCGAATGTAGCACCGCGCCCGGGGCCGGCCGGCTCCCGCCGCTACCGCACCAGCTTGAGCCCGAGCGTGAGCGGCCACAGCGGCCCGGACTCGCGGGCCCTCAAGGCATACGCCAGGAGATCCTCCGCCATGCCGACGAAGCTGGTGTTGACCTCGTCCACGAGCGACAGGGCCCGCTGCTCCTCCTCCGGCGTCCACGCGTGCGAGGCGATCAGCGCCCGGATTCCCTTCTCCATCAGCTGCTCGTGCGCGTCCTCCAGATCCTGGTGGGGCTGGCCGAAGTAGAAGAGCGGCTTGCCCGTCCGGGCCGTGAACTCCTGGCCCGCCTGCCGGAACCGGCTGAAGCCCACGTCCGAGGCGGCCTCGACGGCCTCCAGGATGACCAGACGCTGGATGGGGTTCGCCTCGCGCACCATGCTCATGAGCTTGTTGATGAGCTGGCGCGTCTTCGCGCAGTGGTCTCCCCAGAGCAGGCTCAGCGAGTCCACCAGGTCCACGCGCCCGTTGATCCCCAGGGTCTCCACGTCCCGCATGAAGAACTCCCAGTGCTGCTCGTCCACGGTGGTGTGCGCGTTGAGGATCCGTTGGATCTCATCCCGCGAGGAGAGATCCCTCAGGCCGAACCTCATCAGGTCCGAGAAGCCCATGGTCATGGGCGCCAGGCAGGGCGCGAAGCCCAGCCGGTGCCGGGGATCGATGCTGCGATCCTCGACGAAGGCGAACAGGGGCAGCCGGGCCAGTTCTTGCTTCTTCGTCTCGATGTACTCCAGGACCCGATTCATGTGCGGCCTCGTCGTCGCGGCTCCGTATGCCTCCGGGGCCAGATAGAAGGTGGTACGCGCCTGGCCCCGCTGGTGTCGCAGGGATGCCCACTGGACGAGGCCCCGCCCCGCTTCGAGCGGGCGGTCCGTGATGGACGCCAACACCTGTTCGAAGAGGCCCCGATCCCGTGGAGCGAGGACGTGGCGGATGGCTCGTACCGACTGCAGATCATCCTCCACATAGGCACGCAGGGGGAAGTGGAGGGTGGAGCTGAAGGGGCGCCCGGCGTCGTCCGAGGTGAAGGCGAAGCAGGTCAACGGGGGCCGGGCCGTGAAGGGCCCCTCTCCCCCGCTCAGCGACCGGCAGAACGTGCGCGGCTCACCCGGCACGTACTCTCCTCCCCGGGACAGCACCCCCTCGAGCTCCTCCACGGTGGCGTCCTGGTGCGCCACGTACAGCTTCACGCGCGCCGCCGGGCCCGCCGACAGGTCCAGCGAGAAGTAGACGAGCCGGTCCTTCGCGCCGCGGCGCATCACCTCCTGGGTGATGAATCGCCAGGAGCCCGTGAAGCCGAGCCGGCCCAGTGCCTCCTGGATCAGCGCGGACTCCTGCCCGTCTCCCCGTGCCCTCGGATTCAGGTACACCTTGAAATCCGGTTTGCCGCCTGCCTTCAGGCCGAACGCGTGCCACAGGGAGAAGCTCGCCTCGGGGTTGCGCGGCTCGAACAGCTCCCTCACTCGCTCGAGCCGCTCCAGGGTGATGTGGGCCGCGCGTTGCAGTCGCTCGCACAGCGCCAGCCCATCCACCCAGCTCGACTGGAGCGTGGTGGGTTGTCCTTGCGCCTCCACCAGGAAGCGCACCTCGGGGGTGCGGCCATCCAGCGCGAGTGACAACTCATAGGGCGAGTGGTCATCGGTGATGTCGGAGGCCCAGGAGGGCTCCGTTCCAATGCGCCGCTGTCCCCAGGGGCTCGTCAGCAGGTCGAAGAACTTCAGGACCGTTCGCGTATCCGCTTCCGCGAAGCCGACGGCGCGACACATCGCCGTGAGCTTCGCCGAACCAAACGCATGGAACGTTTGTGACGCAATGCGCGCTCGCGCCTGCATGGGTCACTCCCTGCGAACGATTTCGGAGACGTAAGGCCCGCAACCGGACGCGGAACTATCCTTACATCAGAAATGGTTTTCGGGGAGTGGGTTCGTGCTCATGCGCCCGGTCTACTTCTCCGAGCCCTCCGCGCGCATGCGGTTGAGCCGATCGTAGTGACGGTAGCCCAGCTGGGAGAGTGCGCTCTGGGGCGCCAGTCCAATGTCCACCAACGTCTTGATGTCGTAGGTGCCCGCGAGCACCGGCGGCGCGTAGTCGCGGACCGCATCAGGCGTACGGAACTTTTCCAATGGGAAGAGTATGTGACTGGTGTGCACGTGCATGAAGTGGGCGGCGGACTGACGAGACCAGGCCGGCACGCCGGGGGCGGTGATGACGTGCGGCGTCGCGAGAAACGTACCGCCTGTGAGGATTTCCAACTGCTGGCCCACCTGCGCGACGATGCAGCCGGCTGGAGCCGTGCCGCGAACCATGTGTCCTTTGGGATCTTCCGGCGTCGCGCGCGTGCGGAGGTAGAGCCCGCTCTTGTCATCGGGCCTCGGGGCCGGGCGCCCGCTCGGATCGAGGAAGCGCCCACCGGGCAGGAGCGTGAGCAGGTTGAAGTCGGTGTGCTCCTCACCCCAGACGATGTCTGTGTTCACCTGGGAGGCATTGAGGGGCAGGTAGTGCAGCGCGCGCGTGACGTGGGGGCCGCGCTGGCACAGGTTGGCGAAGGTCGGCTCCGGCAGCCCGAGCGCCACCGCCGCGCCGCGCAGCAGCTGGAGCCCCGCCTCGTGGAGTGAGCGGCCGAGCGTGAGGAAGCCCTCCTGGAAGTACGGGGGCGCATCGGAGGGCCACACGTTCTCCGGGTAGATCTGGGGGAACTCGAGCGCGGACGTCTCGTCGGCCGGGTAGGGGGCGACGAAGTAGCACTCCTTGAAGTCCGGCTGGCCCTTGCCGGCGACGGCCACCTCGGTGTTCGGAGGCGTCCAGCCGCGCTGGTACCAGATGTCCGCACGGCCATAGGGCCGCTTGGCGGCCTCCGGGCGAGCGACGAAGGCGCTGAACGCGTCATAGAAGCGCTCGAGTGCCTGGGGGTCGATGCCGTGGTTCTTCACGTACACGAGGCCGAAGACGCCGAAGGCCTCGCGGAGCGCCGCCGCGCCGCGCTCGACGCGGGCGGGATCGCCTGAAGAGAGATCGGTGAGGTCGACAGTGGGGATGTTCATCGGGGTCTCAGCCATGGAGTCCCTGGTGTACCTCGCCTGCCCCTCGGGAGGAACATGCTCTCAGTGGAGAGGCCCGCGAGGGGGGCCGGCCCGGGTGCTCACTTCGGCCAGAACGTCACCGCCCGCGCGCCCTCCGAGCTCCAGACGAGCTTCCTGCCCCGGTAGAGGCGCGGATGCCCGCCGGAGTCGGCGAGGGACACCAGCAGGAAGGGCCCTCGGACCTGGATGCTGACCAGGTCGTTCTCGCGGAAGGTGTGGCCGGGGAGGGCGAGCGCCTTGCCCTTCTCCACCTTCCGGAGCAGGCCGGTCGCCAGCAGCTCGTCGCCAAAGGGCGTGCCCCAGAGCGCCAGCGTGTAGCCACCGCGCTCGAGCGAGGTCCACTCGCCATCGGGTTGCTCCGGGGTGAGCTGGTACAGCTGGTCGAGCAGCAGGTCGTCGTCGATCTCCTCGGGGGTGAAGCGCGGATCGAGCGCGCGGTTGGAGCGCTCGCCGAGCTGCTTGCGGAGCGCCAGCACGCCGGTTCCGGAGGACTCGGTGGTCGCCTTGGAGTCGAGCCGTGACCACGCTCCGTCCTGGTAGGCGAAGGCGTGGGCCATCAGTGGAGGGCCCGAGCCGTCCGTGACCTTCTGCATGGAGAGCCCGAGCAGCCGGCCCCCGGCATCGAATCCGAACTCGATGAGCTCGCCCAACGGAGGAAGGGGAATCTCCTCGACGGCGCCCGTCGCCAGCTCCACGAGGAACAAGCGATCCCGGAACGCGGGGGAGGGGAACTTCTCGGGGAAGGTGGGCCTGCCCACCACGGGCGCGCTGACGCCGCCGCGCCAGAACCGCGCCGCGCCGCGCTTGCCGTCCCGGCTCAGCGCGGTTGCTCCGCCCTGACAGTCCACCGCGAGCTTCGCGAGGACCTGGCGAGCCGCCGAGAGGGGCTCGAACCGGGCCCACTCGCAGCCGTCGCCGGAGGGCTCGAGCAACGAGACGGTGGACTCCGTCACGCGGAGGACGGGCGCCTCTGGTTTCGTCTGCTTGGGGGCTCCTTCCTCCGCGTGAGCCGGAGCCAGGGGCACGAGCAGGAGCAAGGCGAGCAGGGGGAGTCCTGGTGACATGGGGTCTCGGGCGTTTCGGATTCGAGCATTACCCTACTCGGGATGGAGCCACGAGGTGCGGAGACGGTCCGTTGAACACGCCGGATGCTCCCTCGCATGTCCAGGGAATTCAGCCAGCGTCAGGTGCTCCCTCGAGCCGGGTGTACTAGAGTCGTGGTCACGTGAGGTCATCCGTCCTCAGAGGTGTGAGTACCATTCCGGGAAGGAGGGCCCTGCTGTTCGCGGCGGTGCTTCCTCCGTTGACCTTGCTGGACGTATTCGCCTTGCCCTCCTTCAGCCTGGGCGCGTTCCTGACGCGAGTGGCCTGGGGCCTGGGGCTGGTGGTCTTCGCCCTGCTGTTCGAGCGGGGATCCGAGACGCGGCGGCGCCTGCTCCTGCTGTTCAATGGCGCGGCGGGCAGCCTGTTCTATCTGGCCCTCGTCTATTTCACGGGGAGCCTCGCGAGCCCGTACGTTCTGCTCGTGCCCACCCTGCCGCTGCTGGCCGCCTTCGTCTACCCGGAGGAGTCGGGCTCCGCGGTGGCCAGCGGTGTCGCATGCACGCTGGGCATCGGGGTGTACGTGCTGATGGGCAAGGGCTCCGTCGAGCAGGCCGCCGGGTGGGCGGGGATGGTGGGCTCGTCCACGTTTTTCGGGTTGGTGGGCTCGGGCCAGTACCGCAAGACCGCGGCGGCACTGAACGAGGCACGCGTGGAGCGGGCCCGCCGGGAGGCGTTGGAGAAGCTGGCCGTGGCCGAGCTCCAGCGCGTCCAGTCCGAGCGGCTGGCCACGGTGGGCCGCCTGGCCGCCAGTGTGATGCATGAGATCAACAACCCGCTGGCCTTCGTTCGCGCCAACCTGAACTTCATCCA
This is a stretch of genomic DNA from Archangium violaceum. It encodes these proteins:
- a CDS encoding sensor histidine kinase; the protein is MSTIPGRRALLFAAVLPPLTLLDVFALPSFSLGAFLTRVAWGLGLVVFALLFERGSETRRRLLLLFNGAAGSLFYLALVYFTGSLASPYVLLVPTLPLLAAFVYPEESGSAVASGVACTLGIGVYVLMGKGSVEQAAGWAGMVGSSTFFGLVGSGQYRKTAAALNEARVERARREALEKLAVAELQRVQSERLATVGRLAASVMHEINNPLAFVRANLNFIQTEVFTQPLAPALREELKEVFGETRLGMERIQQIVQDLKGFSHSMDAEAACECALVDVVEDAARLASIRLKSVGELKIEVSPELPKVFIMPRRLAQVLLNLLVNAGDALEEAKVPRGEVRVHGAVRGQRVMLVVEDNGPGFSPEVLPRLFEAFFTTKGTDKGTGLGLSISRELVERFGGTLVAENRQEGGARLRIELPIYAPPAG
- a CDS encoding tryptophan dimethylallyltransferase family protein, giving the protein MCRAVGFAEADTRTVLKFFDLLTSPWGQRRIGTEPSWASDITDDHSPYELSLALDGRTPEVRFLVEAQGQPTTLQSSWVDGLALCERLQRAAHITLERLERVRELFEPRNPEASFSLWHAFGLKAGGKPDFKVYLNPRARGDGQESALIQEALGRLGFTGSWRFITQEVMRRGAKDRLVYFSLDLSAGPAARVKLYVAHQDATVEELEGVLSRGGEYVPGEPRTFCRSLSGGEGPFTARPPLTCFAFTSDDAGRPFSSTLHFPLRAYVEDDLQSVRAIRHVLAPRDRGLFEQVLASITDRPLEAGRGLVQWASLRHQRGQARTTFYLAPEAYGAATTRPHMNRVLEYIETKKQELARLPLFAFVEDRSIDPRHRLGFAPCLAPMTMGFSDLMRFGLRDLSSRDEIQRILNAHTTVDEQHWEFFMRDVETLGINGRVDLVDSLSLLWGDHCAKTRQLINKLMSMVREANPIQRLVILEAVEAASDVGFSRFRQAGQEFTARTGKPLFYFGQPHQDLEDAHEQLMEKGIRALIASHAWTPEEEQRALSLVDEVNTSFVGMAEDLLAYALRARESGPLWPLTLGLKLVR
- a CDS encoding isopenicillin N synthase family dioxygenase; protein product: MNIPTVDLTDLSSGDPARVERGAAALREAFGVFGLVYVKNHGIDPQALERFYDAFSAFVARPEAAKRPYGRADIWYQRGWTPPNTEVAVAGKGQPDFKECYFVAPYPADETSALEFPQIYPENVWPSDAPPYFQEGFLTLGRSLHEAGLQLLRGAAVALGLPEPTFANLCQRGPHVTRALHYLPLNASQVNTDIVWGEEHTDFNLLTLLPGGRFLDPSGRPAPRPDDKSGLYLRTRATPEDPKGHMVRGTAPAGCIVAQVGQQLEILTGGTFLATPHVITAPGVPAWSRQSAAHFMHVHTSHILFPLEKFRTPDAVRDYAPPVLAGTYDIKTLVDIGLAPQSALSQLGYRHYDRLNRMRAEGSEK